A section of the Phoenix dactylifera cultivar Barhee BC4 unplaced genomic scaffold, palm_55x_up_171113_PBpolish2nd_filt_p 001233F, whole genome shotgun sequence genome encodes:
- the LOC120108232 gene encoding protein CANDIDATE G-PROTEIN COUPLED RECEPTOR 7-like, with the protein MALLRLVLLLAVAILASFRPSAAEIRVTEVRSDGRTIIPFDEFGFTHNGVLELNVSGISFSDPSPALDLSQLGFFLSTRDAWIHVLQQLQERDITCPLGSSLVKHVYSLNQLNNPNPNPSGLSIPRSTFFGTVFSQSDPGQYTLVFANCLRGLRVSMTVRSAMYNLDPHTGHRAYLSAGAASLPLIYFLLFLAYAALAAAWVAVLLRKRSAVFRIHYFMLAVVVLKALNLLCEAEDKSYIERTGSAHGWDVLFYIFSFLKGISLFTLIVLIGTGWSFLKPYLQEREKKVLMVVIPLQVVANIAQVAIDESSPYARDWVNWKQVFLLVDVVCCCAVLFPIVWSIKNLREAARTDGKAAVNLMKLTLFRQYYVVVICYIYFTRVVVYAFVTITSYRYLWTSVVAGELATLAFYIFTGYKFKPEVHNPYFVIDDEEEEAAAEALKLDDEFEL; encoded by the coding sequence ATGGCCCTCCTCcgcctcgtcctcctcctcgcGGTGGCGATCCTGGCCTCCTTCCGGCCGTCGGCTGCGGAGATCCGGGTGACGGAGGTCCGATCCGACGGGCGGACCATCATCCCCTTCGACGAGTTCGGCTTCACCCACAACGGCGTCCTGGAGCTCAACGTCTCCGGGATCTCCTTCTCCGACCCCTCCCCGGCCCTCGACCTCTCCCAGCTCGGCTTCTTCCTCTCCACCCGCGACGCCTGGATCCACGTCCTCCAGCAGCTCCAGGAGCGCGACATCACCTGTCCCCTCGGCTCCTCCCTCGTCAAGCACGTCTACTCCTTGAACCAACTCAATAATCCCAACCCCAACCCCAGCGGCCTCTCCATCCCCCGCTCCACCTTCTTCGGCACCGTCTTCTCCCAGTCCGATCCCGGCCAGTACACCCTCGTCTTTGCCAACTGCCTCCGCGGCCTCCGCGTCTCCATGACCGTCCGCTCCGCCATGTACAACCTCGATCCCCACACCGGCCACCGTGCCTACCTCTCCGCCGGCGCCGCCTCCCTCCCCCTAATctacttccttctcttcctcgcctACGCCGCCCTCGCCGCCGCCTGGGTCGCCGTCCTCCTCCGCAAGCGCAGCGCCGTCTTCCGCATCCACTACTTCATGCTCGCGGTCGTCGTCCTCAAGGCCCTCAACCTCCTCTGCGAGGCCGAGGACAAGTCCTACATCGAGCGCACCGGCAGCGCCCACGGCTGGGATGTCCTCTTCTACATCTTCAGCTTCCTCAAGGGCATCTCCCTCTTCACCCTCATCGTCCTCATCGGCACCGGTTGGTCCTTCCTCAAGCCCTACCTCCAGGAGCGCGAAAAGAAGGTCCTCATGGTCGTCATCCCCCTCCAGGTCGTCGCCAACATCGCCCAGGTCGCCATCGACGAGTCCAGCCCCTACGCTCGCGACTGGGTCAACTGGAAGCAGGTCTTCCTTCTCGTCGACGTCGTCTGCTGCTGCGCCGTCCTCTTTCCCATCGTCTGGTCCATCAAGAACCTCCGCGAGGCGGCCCGGACCGACGGCAAGGCCGCTGTCAACCTCATGAAGCTCACCCTGTTCCGCCAGTACTACGTCGTCGTCATCTGCTACATCTACTTCACCCGCGTCGTTGTCTACGCCTTCGTCACCATCACCTCCTACCGCTACCTCTGGACCAGTGTTGTCGCCGGGGAGCTCGCCACCCTCGCCTTCTACATCTTCACCGGTTACAAGTTCAAGCCAGAGGTGCACAACCCCTACTTTGTGATCGACgatgaggaagaggaggccGCTGCCGAGGCTCTCAAGCTTGATGATGAGTTTGAGTTGTGA
- the LOC120108231 gene encoding heterogeneous nuclear ribonucleoprotein Q-like isoform X1, with amino-acid sequence MADPEAVMEPEEQVDIEGDNDIEYMMDDDDAVEDYGDRKFRPESPVEGEEREHRSDSEGQEKASPSDGADSAASEPMKQGEEQEERPGVGSRDTADCQKWAELLALPPHGSEVFIGGLLRDATEENLRDLCEAFGEIHDVRLVKDKDTRESKGFAFITFTNKDAAQKAIEELHDKEFKGRTLRCSLSQAKHRLFIGNVPKSLSEEELRKILEESGPGVQNIEMFKDPQNPSRNRGFLFVEYYNHACADYARQKMSSPNFKMDGSNPTVSWADPKNSADSSAAAQGTRDVNAYNHARTLNFAILSCLPCNHAMEKCICNINNLTIEVKALYVKNLPENVTPEKLRELFERHGEVTKVVLPPAKAGQKRDFGFIHFAERSSALKAVKGTEKYEIDGHVVDVALAKPQVDKKSDYASNSNSLKPGLLPSFPPYPAYGYTGDPYGAYGGGYGAAGFGQPVIYGRGPMPAGMRMVPMVLPDGRLGYVLQQPGPQAAPPPSRRSDRSGGSVEGGGRGSDGNRGRRYRPY; translated from the exons ATGGCGGATCCGGAGGCGGTGATGGAGCCGGAGGAGCAGGTGGACATCGAGGGCGACAACGACATCGAGTACATGATGGACGACGATGATGCCGTGGAAGACTACGGCGACCGGAAGTTCAGGCCGGAGTCCCCGGTTGAGGGAGAGGAGCGCGAGCATCGGTCGGACAGTGAGGGGCAGGAGAAGGCTTCGCCATCCGATGGGGCTGACAGTGCTGCTTCTGAACCGATGAAACAAGGGGAGGAACAAGAGGAGAGGCCGGGAGTCGGGTCTAGAGACACGGCTGACTGCCAGAAGTGGGCTGAGCTGCTTGCACTGCCGCCTCATGGGTCGGAGGTTTTCATTGGTGGATTGCTGCGAGATGCTACGGAGGAGAACCTTAGAGATCTGTGCGAGGCCTTTGGGGAGATTCATGAT GTGAGACTGGTGAAGGACAAGGATACGAGAGAAAGCAAGGGTTTTGCTTTCATTACATTCACAAACAAGGATGCTGCTCAAAAGGCAATTGAGGAGCTCCATGACAAGGAATTCAAA GGGAGAACCTTGAGATGTTCTTTGTCGCAAGCGAAGCACCGTTTGTTCATCGGGAATGTCCCAAAGAGCTTGTCAGAGGAAGAGTTGAGGAAAATCCTTGAGGAAAGTGGTCCTGGGGTTCAGAATATTGAAATGTTCAAG GATCCACAGAACCCGAGCCGTAACCGTGGTTTTCTCTTTGTTGAGTACTACAACCATGCCTGTGCTGATTATGCAAGGCAGAAGATGTCGAGTCCAAACTTTAAAATGGATGGAAGCAACCCAACTGTCAGCTGGGCTGACCCAAAAAATTCGGCCGACTCTTCTGCTGCTGCTCAG GGAACGAGGGATGTGAATGCATATAATCATGCAAGGACCCTCAATTTTGCTATCCTGTCATGCCTCCCTTGCAACCATGCCATGGAAAAATGTATATGCAATATCAATAACTTGACTATAGAA GTGAAGGCTTTATATGTGAAGAATTTACCGGAGAATGTTACGCCAGAAAAGTTAAGGGAACTTTTTGAACGCCATGGAGAGGTCACAAAAGTTGTTCTGCCTCCTGCTAAAGCTGGGCAGAAGCGAGATTTTGGATTCATCCATTTTGCTGAGAGATCTAGTGCGTTGAAGGCAGTTAAAGGAACAGAAAAATATGAAATCGATG GGCATGTTGTGGATGTCGCCCTTGCGAAACCTCAGGTTGACAAGAAGTCTGATTatgcttcaaattcaaattcactcAAACCAGGGCTTCTTCCAAGTTTCCCTCCATATCCAGCTTATGGTTACACTGGGGACCCATATGGGGCCTACGGGGGTGGATATGGTGCAGCAGGATTCGGCCAG CCAGTGATATATGGTAGAGGACCCATGCCAGCTGGGATGAGAATGGTGCCGATGGTACTTCCTGATGGTCGACTTGGTTATGTTCT ACAGCAGCCTGGTCCACAAGCTGCACCGCCACCTTCTCGGAGGAGTGATCGCAGTGGTGGCTCAGTTGAGGGCGGAGGAAGGGGCAGTGATGGGAACCGTGGCCGCCGATATCGCCCTTACTAA
- the LOC120108231 gene encoding heterogeneous nuclear ribonucleoprotein Q-like isoform X2 has product MADPEAVMEPEEQVDIEGDNDIEYMMDDDDAVEDYGDRKFRPESPVEGEEREHRSDSEGQEKASPSDGADSAASEPMKQGEEQEERPGVGSRDTADCQKWAELLALPPHGSEVFIGGLLRDATEENLRDLCEAFGEIHDVRLVKDKDTRESKGFAFITFTNKDAAQKAIEELHDKEFKGRTLRCSLSQAKHRLFIGNVPKSLSEEELRKILEESGPGVQNIEMFKDPQNPSRNRGFLFVEYYNHACADYARQKMSSPNFKMDGSNPTVSWADPKNSADSSAAAQVKALYVKNLPENVTPEKLRELFERHGEVTKVVLPPAKAGQKRDFGFIHFAERSSALKAVKGTEKYEIDGHVVDVALAKPQVDKKSDYASNSNSLKPGLLPSFPPYPAYGYTGDPYGAYGGGYGAAGFGQPVIYGRGPMPAGMRMVPMVLPDGRLGYVLQQPGPQAAPPPSRRSDRSGGSVEGGGRGSDGNRGRRYRPY; this is encoded by the exons ATGGCGGATCCGGAGGCGGTGATGGAGCCGGAGGAGCAGGTGGACATCGAGGGCGACAACGACATCGAGTACATGATGGACGACGATGATGCCGTGGAAGACTACGGCGACCGGAAGTTCAGGCCGGAGTCCCCGGTTGAGGGAGAGGAGCGCGAGCATCGGTCGGACAGTGAGGGGCAGGAGAAGGCTTCGCCATCCGATGGGGCTGACAGTGCTGCTTCTGAACCGATGAAACAAGGGGAGGAACAAGAGGAGAGGCCGGGAGTCGGGTCTAGAGACACGGCTGACTGCCAGAAGTGGGCTGAGCTGCTTGCACTGCCGCCTCATGGGTCGGAGGTTTTCATTGGTGGATTGCTGCGAGATGCTACGGAGGAGAACCTTAGAGATCTGTGCGAGGCCTTTGGGGAGATTCATGAT GTGAGACTGGTGAAGGACAAGGATACGAGAGAAAGCAAGGGTTTTGCTTTCATTACATTCACAAACAAGGATGCTGCTCAAAAGGCAATTGAGGAGCTCCATGACAAGGAATTCAAA GGGAGAACCTTGAGATGTTCTTTGTCGCAAGCGAAGCACCGTTTGTTCATCGGGAATGTCCCAAAGAGCTTGTCAGAGGAAGAGTTGAGGAAAATCCTTGAGGAAAGTGGTCCTGGGGTTCAGAATATTGAAATGTTCAAG GATCCACAGAACCCGAGCCGTAACCGTGGTTTTCTCTTTGTTGAGTACTACAACCATGCCTGTGCTGATTATGCAAGGCAGAAGATGTCGAGTCCAAACTTTAAAATGGATGGAAGCAACCCAACTGTCAGCTGGGCTGACCCAAAAAATTCGGCCGACTCTTCTGCTGCTGCTCAG GTGAAGGCTTTATATGTGAAGAATTTACCGGAGAATGTTACGCCAGAAAAGTTAAGGGAACTTTTTGAACGCCATGGAGAGGTCACAAAAGTTGTTCTGCCTCCTGCTAAAGCTGGGCAGAAGCGAGATTTTGGATTCATCCATTTTGCTGAGAGATCTAGTGCGTTGAAGGCAGTTAAAGGAACAGAAAAATATGAAATCGATG GGCATGTTGTGGATGTCGCCCTTGCGAAACCTCAGGTTGACAAGAAGTCTGATTatgcttcaaattcaaattcactcAAACCAGGGCTTCTTCCAAGTTTCCCTCCATATCCAGCTTATGGTTACACTGGGGACCCATATGGGGCCTACGGGGGTGGATATGGTGCAGCAGGATTCGGCCAG CCAGTGATATATGGTAGAGGACCCATGCCAGCTGGGATGAGAATGGTGCCGATGGTACTTCCTGATGGTCGACTTGGTTATGTTCT ACAGCAGCCTGGTCCACAAGCTGCACCGCCACCTTCTCGGAGGAGTGATCGCAGTGGTGGCTCAGTTGAGGGCGGAGGAAGGGGCAGTGATGGGAACCGTGGCCGCCGATATCGCCCTTACTAA